The following coding sequences lie in one Myxococcus xanthus genomic window:
- a CDS encoding amidohydrolase family protein codes for MKVDIHTHLLPANLPRFAERYGYGGFITLDHHAPCRARMLRDDGKFFREIESNCWDPVKRIEECDAAGVHVQVLSTIPVMFGYWTKPEHGADLARFLNDHLASVVHAHPKRFVGLGTVPLQSPELAVRELERCVKELGLAGVQIGSHVNDWNLSDPALFPFFEAASELGASVFVHPWDMMGEAKMQKYWLPWLVGMPAEVSLAICSVIFGGVMERLPKLRFAFAHGGGAFPHTLGRIQHGFEARPDLVAVDNKVPPRDYLGRFWVDSLVHDPEALRYIVRLFGQDKVALGSDYPFPLGEDRPGTLIESLTELEPAARERLLWRNAFDWLGRAPEDFAP; via the coding sequence TTGAAGGTCGACATCCACACGCACCTCCTCCCCGCCAACCTGCCGCGCTTCGCCGAGCGCTACGGCTACGGCGGCTTCATCACGCTGGACCACCACGCGCCCTGCCGCGCGCGCATGCTCCGGGATGACGGCAAGTTCTTCCGCGAAATCGAAAGCAACTGCTGGGACCCGGTGAAGCGCATCGAGGAGTGCGACGCGGCCGGCGTCCACGTCCAGGTGCTGTCCACGATTCCAGTGATGTTCGGCTACTGGACGAAGCCCGAGCACGGAGCGGACCTGGCGCGCTTCCTCAACGACCACCTCGCCTCCGTGGTGCACGCGCACCCCAAGCGCTTCGTGGGCCTGGGCACCGTGCCACTCCAGTCCCCGGAGCTGGCGGTGCGAGAGCTGGAGCGCTGCGTGAAGGAGCTGGGGCTGGCGGGCGTGCAGATTGGCTCGCACGTCAACGACTGGAACCTGTCCGACCCGGCGCTGTTCCCCTTCTTCGAGGCCGCCAGTGAGCTGGGCGCGTCCGTCTTCGTCCACCCGTGGGACATGATGGGCGAGGCGAAGATGCAGAAGTACTGGCTGCCGTGGCTGGTGGGCATGCCGGCCGAGGTGTCACTGGCCATCTGCTCCGTCATCTTCGGCGGCGTGATGGAGCGGCTGCCCAAGCTGCGCTTCGCCTTCGCGCACGGCGGCGGCGCGTTCCCTCACACGCTCGGCCGGATTCAACACGGCTTCGAGGCCCGGCCGGATTTGGTGGCCGTGGACAACAAGGTACCGCCCCGGGACTACCTGGGCCGCTTCTGGGTGGACTCGCTGGTCCACGACCCGGAGGCGCTGCGCTACATCGTCCGGCTCTTCGGGCAGGACAAGGTGGCGCTCGGCAGTGACTACCCCTTCCCCCTGGGCGAGGACCGCCCGGGCACGCTCATTGAGTCCCTGACCGAGCTGGAACCCGCCGCGCGTGAGCGGCTGCTCTGGCGCAACGCCTTCGATTGGCTGGGACGCGCCCCCGAGGACTTCGCGCCATGA
- a CDS encoding glutamine synthetase family protein, with the protein MDAKGLRTFLEIPYDELEERNLKVKEQRLKHVAQEKLRDERIEYLTKERAIKAVTVCFTDLEGRLHMLDYDKKFLIKSADNLTFDGSSIRGFSAQQESDLRLNIDWSAFYWLPSDIFGPGKVLVFSEVHERDGTQYQSDLRGRLKQLTESMYQKDGTVVHAAPEIEGFLFKGRDAEHHFHEKGHFDFISTGGYYHSLPGDVLRTFIDKVAEAQRAMGFQNEKDHPEVAPSQFEINFSYSEALIAADQIQLYKLLSRQVAAQLDCTASFLPKPVTGVNGNGMHMNLSLSKGGKNLFHDQNGPDGLSPIGWDFIDRILTSANDICLTLNSSVNAYRRLDPHFEAPNQIKASANNRGAMVRIPFGNERSARIECRSVAPDANPYLVLYTLLRTGLEGPQPQEDAEAKRSRTRFLPDNIFDAIRIFKGSQFVASILGEGVQSKFAELKTTTAERSPKQLGNRVKYSEVKFHHEVTNQYLWNQF; encoded by the coding sequence ATGGACGCGAAGGGGCTACGAACGTTCCTGGAGATTCCCTACGACGAGCTCGAGGAGCGCAACCTCAAGGTCAAGGAGCAGCGCCTCAAGCACGTCGCGCAGGAGAAGCTCCGTGACGAGCGCATCGAGTACCTGACGAAGGAACGTGCCATCAAGGCGGTCACCGTGTGCTTCACCGACCTCGAGGGTCGGCTGCACATGCTGGACTACGACAAGAAGTTCCTCATCAAGAGCGCCGACAACCTCACCTTCGACGGCTCCTCCATCCGGGGCTTCTCCGCGCAGCAGGAGAGCGACCTGCGGCTGAACATCGACTGGAGCGCCTTCTACTGGCTGCCCTCGGACATCTTCGGTCCGGGCAAGGTGCTGGTGTTCAGCGAGGTGCACGAGCGTGACGGCACGCAGTACCAGTCCGACCTGCGTGGCAGGCTGAAGCAGCTCACCGAGTCGATGTATCAGAAAGACGGCACGGTGGTCCACGCGGCGCCTGAAATCGAGGGCTTCCTCTTCAAGGGCCGCGACGCCGAGCACCACTTCCACGAGAAGGGCCACTTCGACTTCATCTCCACCGGCGGCTACTACCACTCGCTGCCTGGTGACGTGCTGCGCACCTTCATCGACAAGGTGGCCGAGGCCCAGCGCGCCATGGGCTTCCAGAACGAGAAGGACCACCCCGAAGTGGCGCCCAGCCAGTTCGAGATCAACTTCTCGTACAGCGAGGCCCTCATCGCGGCCGACCAGATTCAGCTCTACAAGCTGCTCAGCCGCCAGGTGGCCGCGCAGCTGGACTGCACCGCCAGCTTCCTCCCGAAGCCGGTGACGGGCGTCAATGGCAACGGCATGCACATGAACCTGTCGCTGTCCAAGGGCGGGAAGAACCTCTTCCACGACCAGAACGGCCCGGACGGCCTCAGCCCCATTGGCTGGGACTTCATCGACCGCATCCTCACCAGCGCGAATGACATCTGCCTCACGCTCAACTCCAGCGTGAACGCGTACCGCCGCCTGGACCCGCACTTCGAGGCCCCCAACCAGATCAAGGCCAGCGCCAACAACCGCGGTGCCATGGTGCGCATCCCCTTCGGAAACGAGCGCAGCGCGCGCATCGAGTGCCGCTCGGTGGCGCCGGACGCCAACCCGTACCTGGTGCTCTACACCCTGCTGCGCACCGGCCTGGAGGGCCCGCAGCCGCAGGAGGACGCGGAGGCCAAGCGCAGCCGCACCCGCTTCCTGCCGGACAACATCTTCGACGCCATCCGCATCTTCAAGGGCAGCCAGTTCGTGGCGTCCATCCTGGGTGAGGGCGTGCAGAGCAAGTTCGCCGAGCTCAAGACGACCACGGCCGAGCGCAGCCCGAAGCAGCTGGGCAACCGTGTGAAGTACTCGGAGGTCAAGTTCCACCACGAGGTCACCAACCAGTACCTCTGGAACCAGTTCTAG
- the kynU gene encoding kynureninase, giving the protein MTTQHPFEDSEDFAQKLDAEDTLRGYRDAFHFPPGPDGKPVVYLAGNSLGLQPRNAARYIQEELEDWARLGVEGHHHGRHPWLHYHELVTEQAARLVGAKPLEVVVMNTLSVNLHLMMVSFYRPTKQRFKILVEAGAFPSDQYAVASQVRFHGYDAREAVLELKPRAGEETLRAEDILATLEQHGHEVALVMLGSVNYLTGQSFDLAAITKAAHAKGCFVGFDLAHGAGNLKLSLHEDGPDFAVWCSYKYLNAGPGALGGVFVHERHAHTKDLPRFEGWWGHDKQTRFQMGPTFSALPGAEGWQLSNPPIFQLAALRASLELFDQAGMAALRAKSERLTGFLEFLLDRLPEGFVRITTPRDVKQRGAQLSLRFRGEPQGLLKRLGDAGIICDFRKPDIIRAAPAPLYNSFTDVYRFVKTLEGHARE; this is encoded by the coding sequence ATGACGACGCAGCATCCCTTCGAGGACTCCGAGGACTTCGCACAGAAGCTGGACGCGGAAGACACGCTGCGCGGCTACCGCGACGCGTTCCACTTCCCGCCCGGGCCGGACGGAAAGCCGGTGGTGTATCTGGCGGGCAACTCGCTGGGCCTCCAGCCGCGCAACGCCGCGCGCTACATCCAGGAGGAGCTGGAGGACTGGGCACGGCTGGGCGTGGAAGGCCACCACCACGGCCGCCACCCGTGGCTGCACTACCACGAGCTCGTCACCGAGCAGGCCGCGCGGCTGGTGGGCGCCAAGCCCCTGGAAGTGGTGGTGATGAACACCCTGTCGGTGAACCTGCACCTGATGATGGTGTCGTTCTACCGGCCCACGAAGCAGCGCTTCAAAATCCTGGTGGAGGCCGGCGCCTTCCCGTCGGACCAGTACGCCGTCGCCTCCCAGGTGCGCTTCCACGGCTACGACGCGCGCGAGGCCGTGCTGGAGCTGAAGCCCCGCGCGGGCGAGGAGACGCTGCGCGCCGAGGACATCCTCGCCACGCTGGAGCAGCACGGCCACGAGGTGGCGCTGGTGATGCTGGGCAGCGTGAACTACCTCACCGGGCAGTCCTTCGACCTGGCTGCGATTACGAAGGCCGCGCACGCCAAGGGCTGCTTCGTCGGCTTCGACCTGGCGCACGGCGCGGGCAACCTGAAGTTGTCGCTGCACGAAGACGGGCCGGACTTCGCGGTGTGGTGCTCGTACAAGTACCTCAACGCGGGCCCGGGCGCGCTGGGTGGCGTGTTCGTCCACGAGCGGCACGCGCACACGAAGGACCTGCCCCGCTTCGAGGGCTGGTGGGGTCACGACAAGCAGACGCGCTTCCAGATGGGGCCCACCTTCAGCGCGCTGCCAGGCGCGGAGGGGTGGCAGCTCTCCAACCCGCCCATCTTCCAGCTCGCGGCGCTGCGCGCGTCCCTGGAGCTTTTCGACCAGGCCGGCATGGCGGCGCTGCGCGCCAAGAGCGAGCGCCTCACCGGCTTCCTGGAGTTCCTGTTGGACAGGCTGCCCGAGGGCTTCGTGCGCATCACCACGCCCCGGGACGTGAAACAGCGCGGCGCCCAGCTGTCCCTGCGCTTCCGGGGCGAGCCCCAGGGCCTGCTGAAGCGGCTGGGCGACGCGGGCATCATCTGCGACTTCCGCAAGCCGGACATCATCCGCGCCGCCCCCGCTCCGCTCTACAACTCCTTCACGGACGTGTACCGCTTCGTGAAGACGCTGGAGGGCCACGCCCGTGAGTGA
- a CDS encoding APC family permease produces MGPFQLLALGVNGIVGVGIFFAPAEVAALAPGASAIAAFALTGLALIPVALAFAVLGRRFNADGGPVLFARAAFGERASFLVGWVAYVSAFLSTAAVVAGLSHAVAPSLGLEGALGQSVLASVLVTALAGVVASGIRVSAGTWTALTVVKLLPLAALLVAFLALSGPPPAAAVAAAPAVDASWLRAGLTVMFAYQGFEIVPVIAGQVRSSSRTVPLATVGSLLVAVLLYVGLVWACVAALPELASQAAPLAAAAGVWGGPGLEGWVKAGTSVSALGICLGMMVTTPRYLSALASGEHTLLGLDGMSAGGVPVRALAVTWALVLLFVNLGDLSELFALSSIAVLMQYGVTSAALATLAWRRERGLRPLHALLAVPTLGLGLTLVAFGASSREGVTMALTLIAGVVLLRLSRPRASEPPAALRGEPL; encoded by the coding sequence GTGGGGCCGTTCCAACTCCTTGCGCTTGGCGTCAATGGCATCGTCGGCGTCGGCATCTTCTTCGCCCCGGCGGAGGTCGCCGCGCTGGCGCCGGGTGCCAGCGCCATTGCCGCCTTCGCGCTCACCGGGCTCGCGCTGATACCGGTGGCGCTGGCCTTCGCCGTGCTGGGCCGGCGTTTCAACGCGGACGGCGGGCCCGTCCTCTTCGCGCGCGCGGCCTTTGGAGAGCGGGCGTCCTTCCTGGTGGGGTGGGTGGCCTACGTCAGCGCGTTCCTGAGCACCGCCGCGGTGGTGGCGGGCCTCTCCCATGCGGTGGCGCCCTCCCTGGGCCTGGAGGGTGCCCTGGGGCAGTCGGTGCTCGCCTCCGTCCTCGTCACGGCGCTGGCGGGCGTGGTGGCGTCCGGCATCCGCGTGTCGGCGGGGACCTGGACGGCGCTCACCGTCGTCAAGCTGCTGCCGCTGGCCGCGTTGCTGGTGGCGTTCCTGGCGCTGTCGGGGCCACCTCCCGCCGCGGCGGTGGCCGCGGCCCCGGCCGTGGACGCGTCGTGGCTGCGGGCGGGGTTGACGGTGATGTTCGCCTACCAGGGCTTCGAAATCGTCCCGGTGATCGCGGGGCAGGTGCGCTCGTCGTCGCGCACCGTGCCGCTGGCCACGGTGGGCTCGCTGCTGGTGGCGGTGCTGCTGTACGTGGGCCTGGTGTGGGCGTGCGTGGCCGCGCTGCCGGAGCTGGCCTCCCAGGCCGCGCCGCTGGCCGCGGCGGCGGGCGTGTGGGGCGGGCCCGGGCTCGAAGGGTGGGTGAAGGCGGGCACCAGCGTGTCCGCGCTGGGCATCTGCCTGGGGATGATGGTGACGACGCCGCGCTACCTGTCCGCGCTGGCGTCGGGCGAGCACACGCTGCTGGGGCTGGACGGGATGTCCGCCGGAGGCGTGCCGGTGCGCGCGCTCGCTGTCACCTGGGCGCTGGTCCTGCTGTTCGTCAACCTGGGCGACCTGTCGGAGCTGTTCGCCCTCTCCAGCATCGCGGTGCTGATGCAGTACGGCGTCACGTCCGCCGCGCTGGCCACGCTGGCCTGGCGGCGTGAGCGAGGGCTGCGTCCGCTCCACGCCCTGCTGGCGGTGCCCACGCTGGGGCTGGGGCTGACGTTGGTGGCCTTCGGCGCCAGCTCGCGTGAAGGCGTCACCATGGCCCTCACCCTCATCGCTGGCGTGGTGCTGCTGCGGCTGTCGCGGCCCCGGGCTTCCGAGCCGCCAGCGGCGCTGCGCGGCGAGCCACTGTAA
- the nbaC gene encoding 3-hydroxyanthranilate 3,4-dioxygenase encodes MGRLTPINFKKWIDEHRHLLKPPVGNQQVWEDREFMVTVVGGPNARTDFHINEGEEFFYQLEGTMNLRVIDEGQVQDIPIHEGEIFLLPPNVPHSPQRPAGTVGLVLERRRQPKEMDGFMWLCPQCGEKLYEEYVHVTNLVTQLPPIFEHFYGNPDNCTCKKCGTKVVKGGPAR; translated from the coding sequence ATGGGCCGCCTGACTCCCATCAACTTCAAGAAGTGGATCGACGAGCACCGCCACCTGCTCAAGCCCCCCGTGGGCAACCAGCAGGTGTGGGAGGACCGCGAATTCATGGTCACCGTCGTCGGCGGGCCCAACGCGCGCACGGACTTCCACATCAACGAGGGCGAGGAGTTCTTCTACCAGCTCGAGGGCACGATGAACCTGCGGGTCATCGACGAGGGCCAGGTGCAGGACATCCCCATCCACGAAGGGGAAATCTTCTTGCTGCCGCCCAACGTGCCGCACTCGCCGCAGCGCCCCGCGGGCACGGTGGGCCTGGTGCTGGAGCGCCGCCGCCAGCCGAAGGAAATGGACGGCTTCATGTGGCTGTGCCCGCAGTGCGGCGAGAAGCTTTATGAGGAGTACGTCCACGTCACCAACCTGGTGACGCAGCTGCCGCCCATCTTCGAGCACTTCTACGGCAACCCCGACAACTGCACCTGCAAGAAGTGCGGGACGAAGGTGGTCAAGGGAGGCCCCGCCCGTTGA
- a CDS encoding aldehyde dehydrogenase, which produces MEKVLNYIGGELLPARSGGWLDKPEPATAETYAHVPDSDASDVQRAVEAAARAFPAWAATPATERSRMLRRIADGIRSRLDDFARAESIDTGKPLSVASTVDIPRSILNFEFFADAVTQFSSEAHQTDDVALNYTLRAPLGVVGCISPWNLPLYLLTWKIAPALAMGNCVVAKPSEVTPMTAYLLAQVCRDVGLPPGVLNLVHGLGPKVGAAMSEHPDISAISFTGSTRTGAEIARVAAPAFKKLSLEMGGKNPNVIFADCDFDEALATTLRSSFANQGQICLCGPRIFVQRPLYERFKEALVTRTRALKVGDPLEAGTDQGALVSQPHFDKVLGYVSLAKQEGGRILTGGQRANVPGRCRNGWFVEPTLIEGLDAGCRTNQEEIFGPVASIMPFDSEDEVLAWANSTKYGLAASVWTQDVKRAHRFASRLHSGIVWVNTWMLRDLRTPFGGVKDSGVGREGGWDALRFFTEPKNVCIKL; this is translated from the coding sequence ATGGAGAAGGTACTCAACTACATCGGCGGTGAGCTGCTGCCCGCGCGAAGTGGCGGCTGGCTGGACAAGCCCGAGCCCGCGACGGCCGAGACCTACGCGCACGTCCCGGACTCCGACGCGTCCGACGTCCAGCGCGCAGTGGAGGCCGCCGCGCGGGCCTTCCCCGCCTGGGCCGCCACCCCCGCCACCGAGCGCTCGCGCATGCTGCGCCGCATCGCGGACGGCATCCGGAGCCGCCTGGACGACTTCGCCCGCGCGGAGTCCATCGACACCGGCAAGCCGCTGTCGGTCGCCTCCACGGTGGACATCCCGCGCAGCATCCTCAACTTCGAGTTCTTCGCGGACGCGGTGACGCAGTTCTCCAGCGAGGCGCACCAGACGGATGACGTGGCCCTCAACTACACCCTGCGCGCGCCGCTGGGCGTGGTGGGCTGCATCTCCCCGTGGAACCTGCCGCTGTACCTTCTCACGTGGAAGATTGCCCCGGCGCTCGCCATGGGGAACTGCGTGGTGGCCAAGCCCTCCGAGGTGACGCCGATGACGGCGTACCTGCTGGCCCAGGTCTGCCGCGACGTGGGCCTGCCGCCGGGCGTGCTCAACCTGGTGCACGGCCTGGGCCCCAAGGTGGGCGCCGCGATGAGCGAGCACCCGGACATCAGCGCCATCTCCTTCACCGGCAGCACCCGCACCGGCGCGGAGATTGCCCGCGTGGCCGCGCCCGCCTTCAAGAAGCTGTCGCTGGAGATGGGCGGAAAGAATCCCAACGTCATCTTCGCGGACTGTGACTTCGACGAGGCGCTGGCCACCACGCTGCGCTCGTCCTTCGCCAACCAGGGGCAAATCTGTCTCTGCGGCCCGCGCATCTTCGTGCAGCGTCCCCTCTACGAGCGCTTCAAGGAGGCGCTGGTCACCCGCACGCGCGCGCTCAAGGTGGGTGACCCGCTGGAGGCGGGCACGGACCAGGGCGCGCTGGTGTCGCAGCCGCACTTCGACAAGGTCCTGGGCTACGTGAGCCTGGCGAAGCAGGAGGGTGGCCGCATCCTCACCGGCGGACAGCGCGCCAACGTGCCCGGCCGCTGCCGCAACGGCTGGTTCGTGGAGCCCACCCTCATCGAGGGCCTGGACGCGGGATGCCGCACCAACCAGGAAGAAATCTTCGGCCCGGTGGCCAGCATCATGCCCTTCGACTCGGAGGACGAGGTGCTCGCGTGGGCCAACTCCACCAAGTACGGACTGGCCGCCAGCGTGTGGACCCAGGACGTGAAGCGCGCGCACCGCTTCGCCTCGCGGCTGCACAGCGGCATCGTCTGGGTGAACACGTGGATGCTGCGCGATTTGCGCACGCCCTTTGGCGGCGTGAAGGACTCGGGCGTGGGACGCGAGGGCGGCTGGGACGCGCTGCGCTTCTTCACCGAGCCGAAGAACGTCTGCATCAAGCTGTGA
- a CDS encoding alpha/beta hydrolase family protein, whose protein sequence is MSSMWVLETPAPTADARMAYGAEPHQFGDLRMPEGPGPHPVVVVIHGGFWRAKYGLEHAGHLCVDLTRRGFATWSLEYRRVGHEGGGWPGTLEDVALGTDFLRTLAQAHALDLSRVVALGHSAGGHLVAWLGARHRLRPGDALYSAAPLPLCGVVPLAGVVDLPRAFAHRLGDGIVETFLGGTPSSVPERYRTASPASLQPLGVPQVLVHGAEDDTVPVLMSEDFCARGRELGDDVRCVTLPGAGHYEVIDPKAPEWVQVVEAVRSLV, encoded by the coding sequence ATGAGCTCGATGTGGGTCCTGGAGACGCCCGCTCCCACCGCGGATGCGCGCATGGCGTATGGCGCGGAGCCCCACCAGTTCGGGGACCTGCGAATGCCCGAAGGACCTGGGCCGCACCCGGTGGTGGTGGTCATCCATGGTGGCTTCTGGCGGGCGAAGTACGGCCTGGAGCATGCCGGGCACCTGTGCGTGGACCTGACCCGGCGCGGCTTCGCGACGTGGAGCCTGGAGTACCGGCGGGTGGGGCACGAAGGCGGTGGTTGGCCCGGCACGCTGGAGGACGTGGCGCTCGGCACTGACTTCCTGCGCACGCTCGCGCAGGCGCATGCGCTGGACCTCTCGCGCGTCGTGGCGCTCGGCCATTCGGCGGGAGGGCACCTGGTGGCGTGGCTGGGGGCCAGGCACCGGCTGCGGCCCGGCGATGCACTTTACAGTGCGGCGCCGTTGCCCCTTTGTGGCGTGGTGCCGCTGGCGGGCGTCGTGGACCTGCCGCGCGCGTTCGCGCACCGACTGGGGGACGGCATCGTGGAGACGTTCCTGGGCGGCACGCCGTCCTCGGTGCCGGAGCGCTATCGCACGGCCTCGCCCGCGTCGCTCCAGCCGCTCGGGGTGCCCCAGGTGCTCGTCCACGGAGCGGAGGACGACACCGTGCCCGTGTTGATGAGCGAGGACTTCTGCGCGCGCGGCCGTGAGCTGGGAGACGACGTCCGCTGCGTCACGTTGCCGGGCGCGGGGCACTACGAGGTCATCGACCCCAAGGCCCCGGAGTGGGTTCAGGTGGTGGAGGCCGTGCGCTCCCTGGTGTGA
- a CDS encoding SDR family oxidoreductase: protein MDFGLKGRRALVMGASAGLGYAIAEALVKEGATVAICSRGGEKLERAAKTLGAALAVPCDLTQPGAAKALVETVTAKLGGVDVLVVNTGGPPSGGFESLTAEQWQLGFQSLWMAAVDGIQAVLPGMKERKWGRIVLVTSLAAREAMNNLTISNGLRAGLLGLVKTVSNEVAQHGVTLNAVLPGYHATERMQQLGLTDEKVAPQIPARRLGRPEELAALTAFLSSEQASYITGQSIAVDGGAQRGF, encoded by the coding sequence ATGGATTTCGGACTGAAGGGTAGGCGCGCGCTGGTGATGGGCGCGTCCGCGGGGCTGGGTTATGCCATCGCGGAGGCGTTGGTGAAGGAAGGCGCCACGGTGGCCATCTGCTCGCGCGGTGGCGAGAAGCTGGAGCGCGCCGCGAAGACGCTGGGCGCCGCGCTCGCGGTGCCGTGTGACTTGACGCAGCCCGGGGCCGCGAAGGCGCTGGTGGAGACCGTCACCGCGAAGCTGGGCGGCGTGGACGTCCTCGTGGTGAACACGGGCGGGCCGCCGTCGGGCGGCTTCGAGTCGCTGACGGCGGAGCAGTGGCAGCTCGGCTTCCAGAGCCTGTGGATGGCCGCGGTGGACGGCATCCAGGCGGTGCTCCCGGGAATGAAGGAGCGCAAGTGGGGCCGCATCGTCCTGGTGACGTCGCTGGCCGCGCGCGAGGCGATGAACAACCTGACCATCTCCAACGGCCTGCGCGCGGGCCTGCTCGGGCTGGTGAAGACGGTGAGCAACGAGGTGGCGCAGCACGGCGTCACGCTGAACGCGGTGCTGCCGGGCTACCACGCCACCGAGCGCATGCAGCAGCTCGGGCTGACGGATGAGAAGGTGGCGCCGCAGATTCCCGCGCGGAGACTGGGCCGCCCGGAGGAGCTGGCCGCGCTCACGGCGTTCCTCTCCTCCGAGCAGGCGTCGTACATCACCGGTCAGTCCATCGCGGTGGACGGCGGCGCTCAGCGCGGCTTCTGA
- a CDS encoding FAD-dependent oxidoreductase produces the protein MSEARKDTVTVVGAGLVGSLLSIYLARRGHPVELLERRPDMRRELVDAGRSINLAISTRGLHALRQVGLEDEALKHAIPMRGRMIHPPQGELVYQPYGKDDSQHINAMSRGWLNAFLMTAAEATGKVRIRFKQRVTDVDFGSGALTVHDDATGEARQEPGRVVFGTDGSASAIRQALEKRPDFKGTQEQLGHGYKELTIPAGPGGAFQMEKHALHIWPRGTFMLIALPDEEGSFTCTLFLPWQGPVSFASLDTPAKLEAFFGAQFPDAKALIPDLVEAFFSRPTGSMVTVKGAPWHAGGQTLLLGDAAHAIVPFFGQGMNCGFEDCVVLDQLLGQGAGWEQVFTDFERLRKTNADAIADMAVENFVEMRDSTGDPRFQFRKAVEKVLLNAFPGEFVGRYSLVSFSHVPYRLAYEVGTLTDGIVSELSEGLTRAEDVDLKRAAELIRSRLAPFMKEHADGFRTEG, from the coding sequence GTGAGTGAGGCGCGCAAGGACACCGTCACCGTGGTGGGCGCGGGGCTGGTGGGCTCGCTGCTCTCCATCTACCTGGCGCGCCGGGGCCACCCCGTGGAACTGCTGGAGCGGCGCCCGGACATGCGGCGCGAGCTGGTCGACGCGGGCCGCTCCATCAACCTGGCCATCTCCACGCGCGGGCTGCATGCGCTCCGGCAGGTGGGCCTGGAAGACGAGGCGTTGAAGCACGCCATTCCCATGCGCGGGCGGATGATTCACCCGCCGCAAGGCGAGCTCGTCTACCAGCCCTACGGCAAGGACGACTCGCAGCACATCAACGCGATGTCGCGCGGGTGGCTGAACGCCTTCCTCATGACGGCGGCGGAGGCCACCGGGAAGGTGCGCATCCGCTTCAAGCAGCGGGTGACGGACGTGGACTTCGGCTCGGGCGCGCTCACGGTGCACGACGACGCCACCGGAGAGGCGCGCCAGGAGCCCGGCCGCGTGGTGTTCGGCACGGACGGCTCCGCCTCCGCCATCCGCCAGGCATTGGAGAAGCGGCCGGACTTCAAGGGGACGCAGGAGCAGCTCGGCCATGGGTACAAGGAGTTGACGATTCCGGCGGGCCCCGGTGGCGCGTTCCAGATGGAGAAGCACGCGCTCCACATCTGGCCTCGCGGCACGTTCATGCTGATCGCGCTGCCCGACGAGGAAGGCAGCTTCACCTGCACGCTGTTCCTGCCCTGGCAGGGGCCGGTGAGCTTCGCGTCCCTGGACACGCCCGCGAAGCTGGAGGCGTTCTTCGGCGCGCAGTTCCCAGACGCGAAGGCGCTCATCCCGGACCTGGTGGAAGCGTTCTTCTCGCGCCCCACGGGCAGCATGGTGACGGTGAAGGGCGCGCCCTGGCACGCGGGTGGGCAGACGCTGCTGCTGGGCGACGCGGCGCACGCCATCGTCCCGTTTTTCGGCCAGGGGATGAACTGCGGCTTCGAGGACTGCGTCGTCCTGGACCAACTGCTGGGACAGGGCGCCGGCTGGGAGCAGGTCTTCACGGACTTCGAACGCCTGCGCAAGACGAACGCGGACGCCATCGCCGACATGGCGGTGGAGAACTTCGTCGAGATGCGCGACAGCACCGGCGACCCGCGCTTCCAGTTCCGGAAGGCCGTGGAGAAGGTGCTGCTCAACGCCTTCCCGGGCGAGTTCGTCGGCCGCTACTCCCTGGTGAGCTTCAGCCACGTGCCGTACCGGCTGGCCTATGAAGTCGGAACGCTCACGGATGGCATCGTCTCCGAGCTGAGCGAGGGGCTGACGCGGGCGGAGGACGTGGACCTGAAGCGCGCGGCGGAGCTCATCCGGAGCCGGCTGGCGCCATTCATGAAGGAGCACGCGGATGGATTTCGGACTGAAGGGTAG
- a CDS encoding RidA family protein — translation MSSDSARVDSQKAPEPVGLYPHARRVGNLLFLSGVGPRERGTKKIPGVELDAEGNIVSYDIEAQCHSVFRNVRYILEDAGSSWDKLVDVTVYLTDMKKDFPTYNRLWAEYFQDNPPCRTTLEINRLPTPIAIELKCIATIGGD, via the coding sequence GTGAGCAGTGACAGCGCACGAGTCGATTCGCAGAAGGCCCCCGAACCGGTGGGCCTGTACCCCCACGCCCGGCGCGTGGGCAACCTCCTGTTCCTGTCCGGCGTGGGCCCGCGTGAGCGCGGCACGAAGAAGATTCCCGGCGTGGAGCTGGACGCGGAGGGCAACATCGTCTCGTACGACATCGAGGCGCAGTGCCACTCGGTGTTCCGCAACGTCCGCTACATCCTGGAGGACGCAGGCTCGTCCTGGGACAAGCTGGTGGACGTGACGGTGTACCTCACCGACATGAAGAAGGATTTCCCCACCTACAACCGGCTGTGGGCGGAGTACTTCCAGGACAACCCGCCGTGCCGCACCACGCTTGAAATCAACCGGCTGCCCACGCCGATTGCCATCGAGCTCAAGTGCATCGCCACCATCGGAGGTGACTGA